TCGGAGATCGTCAAGCGGTTCGCCACCGGCGCCATCTCCTACGGCTCGATCTCGATGGAGATGCACCAGACCCTCGCCATCGCGATGAACCGCCTCGGCGGCAAGTCCAACACCGGCGAAGGCGGCGAAGACGCGGAGCGGCTGTACGACCCGGAGCGGCGCAGCGCCGTGAAGCAGGTCGCGTCCGGCCGGTTCGGCGTCACGAGCGAGTACCTCGTCAACGCCGACGACATCCAGATCAAGATGGCGCAGGGCGCGAAGCCCGGCGAAGGCGGGCAGCTGCCCGGCGCGAAGGTGTACCCGTGGATCGCGAAGACGCGGTTCTCGACGCCGGGCGTCGGCCTCATTTCGCCGCCGCCGCACCACGACATCTACTCGATCGAGGACCTGGCGCAGCTGATCCACGACCTCAAGAACGCCAACCCGAACGCGCGCATCCACGTGAAGCTCGTGTCCGAGGTCGGCGTCGGGACGGTCGCCGCGGGCGTGTCCAAGGCGCACGCCGACGTCGTGCTCATCTCGGGCCACGACGGCGGGACTGGCGCGTCGCCGCTGTCGTCCATCAAGCACGCCGGCGGCCCGTGGGAGCTCGGCCTGGCCGAGACGCAGCAGACGCTGCTGGCCAACCGGCTGCGCGACCGGATCGTCGTGCAGACCGACGGCCAGCTCAAGACCGGCCGTGACGTCATCGTCGCGGCACTGCTCGGCGCCGAGGAGTTCGGCTTCGCGACCGCGCCGCTGGTGGTGTCCGGCTGCATCATGATGCGCGTCTGTCACCTCGACACCTGCCCGGTGGGCGTCGCGACGCAGAACCCGAAGCTGCGCGAGAAGTTCAGCGGCAAGGCCGAATACGTCATCAACTTCTTCGAGTTCATCGCCCAGGAAGTGCGCGAGTACCTGGCCGAGCTGGGTTTCCGGTCGATCGCCGAGGCCGTCGGGCACGCCGAGTTCCTCGACAAGCGCAAGGCCGTCGAGCACTGGAAGGCGTCCGGGCTCGACCTGTCGCCGATCTTCCACGTGCCGGACGTGGCCCCGGCCGGGCTGCGCCTGCAGCAGAAGCCGCAGGACCACGGGCTCGAGAAGGCACTCGACAACACGCTGATCCAGCTCGCCGAGGGCGCGTTGAACTCCGGCGACAAGGTGCGGCTGGAACTGCCCGTGCGCAACGTGAACCGGACCGTGGGCACCATGCTCGGCTCGGAGCTGACCCGGCGGTGGGGCGGCGAAGGCCTGCCCGACGACACCATCGACGTCACCTTCACCGGCACCGCGGGCCAGTCGTTCGGCGCGTTCCTGCCGAAGGGCATCACGCTGCGGCTCTACGGCGACGGCAACGACTACGTCGGCAAGGGCCTCTCCGGCGGACGGCTGATCGTGCGGCCGCCGAAGGAGGCGCGGATCGCCGCCGAGGACCACATCATCGCCGGCAACGTGATCGCCTACGGCGCGACCAGCGGCGAGATCTTCATCCGCGGCAAGGTCGGCGAGCGGTTCTGCGTGCGCAACTCGGGCGCGCTGGCCGTCGTCGAAGGCGTCGGCGACCACGGCGGCGAGTACATGACCGGCGGCCGGATGGTCGTGCTCGGCCCGATCGGGCGCAACTTCGCGGCCGGCATGTCCGGCGGCATCGCGTACGTGCTGGACCTGCCCGCGCACCGCGTCAACCCGGAGATGGTCGACCTCGACCCGCTCGACTCCGAAGACGCGGACTTCCTGCGCGAAACGCTGGAGAAGCACTACAACGAAACGGAATCCGCGGTCGCGCGGGAACTGCTGGCCGACTGGGACGCGGGTGTCGACCGCTTCGGGAAGGTCATGCCGAAGGACTACAAGCGCGTGCTCGCCGCTCAGGTGCAGGCGGAGCGCGACGGGCGCGACGTGAACGAGGCGATCATGGAGGCAGCTCATGGCTGATAATCGCGCAGCCAGTCATGAGTGCCGACCGGCAGTGTTGATGCGGGACACCCGCACCCGGGGGAGTGTCCCGCAAGAAACGGAGGCCGCACATGGCTGACCCCAAGGGCTTTCTGACCACCACCCGCGAAGAGCCGAAGCGCCGTCCGGTCGACCTGAGGCTGATGGACTGGCGAGAGGTCTACGAAGACTTCGCCACGACGAAGCTGCAGAAGCAGGCCGGCCGCTGCATGGACTGCGGCATCCCGTTCTGCCACCAGGGCTGCCCGCTCGGGAACCTCATCCCGGAGTGGAACACGCTGACCTGGCGGGAGGACTGGCAGCAGGCCATCGAACGGCTGCACGCGACCAACAACTTCCCGGAGTTCACCGGCACGCTGTGCCCGGCACCCTGCGAAACCGCGTGCGTGCTCGGGATCAACGACGACCCGGTGACGATCAAGCGGGTCGAGATCTCGATCATCGACCGCGCCTTCGAAGAGGGCTGGGTGACGCCCGAAGTTCCCAGCGCCCTCACGGGCAAGAAGGTCGCCGTGGTCGGATCCGGCCCGTCGGGACTTGCCGCGGCGCAGCAGCTCACGCGCGCGGGCCACAGCGTCGTGGTCCTCGAGCGGGCCGACAAGATCGGCGGGCTGCTGCGCTACGGCATCCCCGAGTTCAAGATGGAGAAGTCCCGCCTCGACCGCCGTCTCGACCAGATGCGCGCCGAGGGCACGGAGTTCCGGGCGTCGGTGAACGTCGGCGTGGACATTTCCGCTTCGGAGCTGACTTCGTCCTACGACGCCGTGGTGCTGGCCGGCGGCGCGACCGACTGGCGCGACCTGCCGATCCCCGGCCGCGAGCTGGACGGCATCCACCAGGCGATGGAGTTCCTCCCGCCGGCCAACCGGGTCGCTTCGGGTGAGCTTGCCGAGTCGCCCTACTCGGCCGCGGGCCTCGACGTCGTCGTGATCGGCGGCGGCGACACGGGCGCGGACTGCGTCGGGACGTCGCACCGCCAGGGCGCGAAGTCGGTGACGCAGCTGGAGATCATGCCTCGCCCGCCCCAGGCGCGTTCCGACGCCCACCCGTGGCCGACATACCCGATGATCTACCGGGTGTCCTCGGCGCACGAAGAGGGCGGCGAACGGCTGTACGCGGTGAACACGCAGGAGTTCCTGGGCGACGACTCCGGCCGCGTGCGCGCGTTGAAGCTGGTCGAGGTCCGCAACGAGGGCGGCAAGTTCGTCCCGGTGCCCGATTCCGAGCGCGAGCTGCCCGCGCAGCTCGTGCTGCTGGCGATGGGCTTCCTCGGGCCGCAGAAGCAGGGCCTGATCGAGGACCTCGGCGTCGAGCTGGACGCGCGCGGCAACGTGGCGCGCGACAAGGCGTTCAAGACGAGCCTGGACAACGTGTTCGTGGCCGGCGACATGGGCCGCGGCCAGTCCCTGATCGTCTGGGCGATCGCGGAAGGCCGCTCGGCGGCGGCCGGCGTCGACGCCTACCTGACCGGGCGCGAGGTGCTGCCCCGGCCGATCGCGCCGACGGACCGGCCGATCGCGTAAGACCCAGCGCCGGCGGAGGTGTCACCGTCGCCACCTCCACCGGCGCTGCTCCACTTTCTCGGCCGTGCAGCGGCTAGCTGTCGAGAAGAGCGCTTCCCAGCGGGGTGAGCGAGTGCAGCACCGTGTTGCGCTCCCGGTGCGTGATGATCAGTCCCGCGCGCCGGAGCACCGTGGTGTGCTTGCTGACCGCCGACGGCGTGACGCCCAGCCGCGCCGCCAGTTCGGACGTCGAGCAGCCCACCGCCAGGACCGCCAGCGCCGCCGCGCGGGTCGGGCCCAGCAGGTCCGCCAGCGCGTTGCCCGGCGTCTTCCGGGCTCCGCGATCGAACCCGGCGGAGTGCGCGGCGTGGCGGACGCACGGGTAGTGCAGCCGCGGCGTGCCGCCGGGGGACGGCGGGACCAGGGCCGGGCACACCGAGAAGTACGTCGGGACCAGCAGCAGGCCCGCCCCCTCCGAGGGGAGCGTCGCGGGGATCCCGTCGTCGGTCTCCAGGACCGGCGCCGTCCAGTGCACCTTCGGGCGCAGGCCGGTCAGCAGCGCGTCGATCCCGCCGTGGAGCAGCACCTGCGTGCGCATCCCCAGATCGGCGTCCACCTGGGCGCACACGACGTCCCAGCCCGGCGCGAGCGCGAGGTCGTGGTACTCCTGCATCGCCTGCACCAGCCGCGGCAGGCCCGCGGGGTCGCCGTCGGCGAGCGCGGCCGCCCACGCGGGCAGGTCACGCTCGGCCGGGGCGGTCCGCAACGCGGCCTTCAGGCTCACCGGTTCGGCCCGCAGCACCGCCGCGAGCCCGGACTCCAGGTCGTAGCGCCCCGCCGCGGGCAGCAGGAACTCCGGGATCGGGGCGTCCGGCCGGCAGAGCCAGGTCAGCACCGACGCCGAGTCCGGCAGCCCCTGCCATACCCGGTGCCGCCACCGGTTGAACGCCGCCGACGCCGCGTTGCGGCCACCGTCGCGCCGCTGCAGCACCTGCAGGCTCGCGGCGAGCTCCCCCATCGGATCGGCCGCGGCCGCGAGACGGGCGCGGACGAGGTCCTGCAACGTCAGTTCGATGCGCACGGTCCCCCCGGGGTGTCTGCTCGTCCAT
This window of the Amycolatopsis balhimycina FH 1894 genome carries:
- a CDS encoding glutamate synthase subunit beta, translating into MADPKGFLTTTREEPKRRPVDLRLMDWREVYEDFATTKLQKQAGRCMDCGIPFCHQGCPLGNLIPEWNTLTWREDWQQAIERLHATNNFPEFTGTLCPAPCETACVLGINDDPVTIKRVEISIIDRAFEEGWVTPEVPSALTGKKVAVVGSGPSGLAAAQQLTRAGHSVVVLERADKIGGLLRYGIPEFKMEKSRLDRRLDQMRAEGTEFRASVNVGVDISASELTSSYDAVVLAGGATDWRDLPIPGRELDGIHQAMEFLPPANRVASGELAESPYSAAGLDVVVIGGGDTGADCVGTSHRQGAKSVTQLEIMPRPPQARSDAHPWPTYPMIYRVSSAHEEGGERLYAVNTQEFLGDDSGRVRALKLVEVRNEGGKFVPVPDSERELPAQLVLLAMGFLGPQKQGLIEDLGVELDARGNVARDKAFKTSLDNVFVAGDMGRGQSLIVWAIAEGRSAAAGVDAYLTGREVLPRPIAPTDRPIA
- a CDS encoding ArsR/SmtB family transcription factor, which gives rise to MRIELTLQDLVRARLAAAADPMGELAASLQVLQRRDGGRNAASAAFNRWRHRVWQGLPDSASVLTWLCRPDAPIPEFLLPAAGRYDLESGLAAVLRAEPVSLKAALRTAPAERDLPAWAAALADGDPAGLPRLVQAMQEYHDLALAPGWDVVCAQVDADLGMRTQVLLHGGIDALLTGLRPKVHWTAPVLETDDGIPATLPSEGAGLLLVPTYFSVCPALVPPSPGGTPRLHYPCVRHAAHSAGFDRGARKTPGNALADLLGPTRAAALAVLAVGCSTSELAARLGVTPSAVSKHTTVLRRAGLIITHRERNTVLHSLTPLGSALLDS